Sequence from the Amycolatopsis sp. NBC_00345 genome:
GCGCGGCGGTCAGCGCGTTCGGCTGCTGCCTCGCCTGCGTGGTCGGCGGCTCGCGGCTGCTGTTCGCGCTGGGCCGCGACGCCTTCGACGGCCGCGGCATCGGCCGTACGTCCGCGAAGGGCACCCCGGTCGCCGCGGTGACGGCCGTGGCACTGGCGGCCGCGCTGATCATCGTGGTGTGCGCGGTGTTCTTCGGCGCCACGGCGGCGGACACGTTCGCCTGGAGCGGGTCGATCGGGACCTTGATCCTGTTGGTCATCTACCTGCTCACCACACTCGGCGCGATCCTGCTGCTGTTCGTGCGACGCCGGATGCGCGTGCCGTGGTGGCACCTGGTCTTCCCGCTCGGCGCGCTCGCGGTGCTGGGCTACACGGTGTACGTGAATGTGGTGCCGTATCCCACGGAGGGCCCGGCTCGCTGGTTTCCGGTGGTCGCCGGGGCGGTGCTGGTGCTGGCGGTGATCTTGGTGCTCGCCGTGCCCGGGCTCGCCCGTAGGGTGGGGGAAAGGCTGGCGGTCGCCGAAGGAGGCCCATGACCGAGCTGCTGCCCTTCGTCGCGGATCTGCCGTTGGTCGACCATCACTGCCACGGCGTGGTCACCCGCGGAGTGGACCGTGACGGCTTCGAGCGGATGCTCACCGAGGCGGACACCGTGTCGCCGCTGGGCACTTCGCTGTTCGACTCGCTGGTGGGCCTCGCCGTGCGCGAGCGGTGCGCGCCGGTGCTGGACCTGCCCAGGCACGCGCCCGCCGGCGACTATCTGGCCCGCCGCGCCGAGCTGGGCGCCGAGGAGGTCAACCGGCGGTTCCTGCGGGCCACCGGCACCACGGACTTCTTGCTGGACGGCGGTTTCCTGCCCGAATCGCTGACCTCGACCGGGGAGTTCGCCGCGCTGGCGGGCGCCCGCGCGCACGACGTGGTCCGGCTGGAGCAGGTCGCCGAGGACGTGGTGCGCGCCGGGACCACGGCCGCCGGGTTCGCCGCGGACTTCGGGGCCGAGCTGGGCCAACGGGCGGCCGGCGCCGTCGGGTTCAAGTCGATCGCCGCGTATCGCGTGGGCCTGGAGCTGTCCGGCGAACGGCCTTCGGGCCCCGAGGTCGCCGACGCCGCCGGGCGCTGGCTCGCGCGGGTGGCCGGCGGCGCGCCCGCCCGGCTGGCCGACGAGGTGCTGCACCGGCATCTCGTCTTCGCCGGCATCGACTTCGGCCTGCCCGTGCAGTTCCACGTGGGCTACGGCGACTCCGACGTCGACCTGCACCGCTGCGACCCGCTGCTGCTGACCGGTCTGCTGCGCGCCACCCGGGACAGCGGCGTGCCGATCCTGCTGCTGCACAACTACCCGTTCCACCGCAACGCCGCGTACCTCGCGCAGGTCTTCGAGCACGTGTTCGTCGACGCCGGGCTGATCACGCACAATGCCGGCTTCCGCGCGCCCGCGGTGCTGGCCGAGATGCTGGAGCTGGTGCCGTTCGGCAAGCTGCTGTTCTCCACCGACGCGTTCGGCCTCGCCGAGCTCTACCACCTGGGCACGGCGCTGTTCCGGCAAGGCCTTTCGGACTTCCTGCGCGGCGCGCTGGCCGCCGGCGCACTGTCCGAAGTGGACGCCGTACGGCTGGCGCGGCTGGCCGGACACGAGAACGCCGCCCGGATCTACCGCCTGGAGCCACGATGACCGACCTGTTCGAGAGCTGGCGGGCGGCGCTGGCCGAAGAGCTGCCCGCGGCCGTGGAGCTGCGGCACCGGCTGCACGCCGACCC
This genomic interval carries:
- a CDS encoding amidohydrolase family protein, translating into MTELLPFVADLPLVDHHCHGVVTRGVDRDGFERMLTEADTVSPLGTSLFDSLVGLAVRERCAPVLDLPRHAPAGDYLARRAELGAEEVNRRFLRATGTTDFLLDGGFLPESLTSTGEFAALAGARAHDVVRLEQVAEDVVRAGTTAAGFAADFGAELGQRAAGAVGFKSIAAYRVGLELSGERPSGPEVADAAGRWLARVAGGAPARLADEVLHRHLVFAGIDFGLPVQFHVGYGDSDVDLHRCDPLLLTGLLRATRDSGVPILLLHNYPFHRNAAYLAQVFEHVFVDAGLITHNAGFRAPAVLAEMLELVPFGKLLFSTDAFGLAELYHLGTALFRQGLSDFLRGALAAGALSEVDAVRLARLAGHENAARIYRLEPR